CTGTTAATTTCGAGCATGGATGCAATTAGTTTTAAGTTTGTCGAGGTACTTTGATTTTTGCGCTGTTCTACTGAGTTTGCGCAGAATTGTTGAAGGCTTGTGTTGATCGGGATAGATCGGTTgaatcagaagttatggagttgaatttgttgattgatgggttcggaatgcttggatccggagtggattaagcatctgaCGTTTGGATCTGAAATAGGGTGGTCGGAGTTGATGCCGGattttcgtgttttcatttcattctgtCTAGcgtatgtagatctgttttatttccggctaattgcaagtttccgacgtccacacttttacattctgtttgaatctgggtttGTGctatgttttcttcatgttcgcatTTGATACAGGTAATGAGATGCGCGAAAGTGTTGGTTAATCTTTTagttgttatttgcagctttaatAACGTACTTTCTGTTTGCGGAAAATAGTCTCCACCGTTTTCCTGTTTTCTGTCTAGTCAAATTAGGAAGTTGATTGCTTAGTCTAAGAAGTTAGTTTAATGTCTCGCAGTTATGAGAAAGTTTAATGTCggcatgatgttttcagtttcctaggtccgGTGTTTACTtcgttcctaggtctagtagtagttacaCCTCAACctaaatttgcgtggcagcagccgctttctaATCAGAATCTTCTAAATGATTTCTTACGCATCCATCTTagtgggatcgaccccttgcttctctatactagtctatagtataacgggttgagggatctttgaaacgcgagagttgtgtgtccaacgaccgagTCTTCTATATccccttgagttcctagaccgagtgatctagtggattcattggacttagtagctcgacctagaacagTAGAACGCAACACATTCTTAAGCTACCTTCACTGATCCCTAGagtaagtaaataaaataacgAATCAAGCTTTGATTGGTACTAGTATTTAAAGTTCATAACATCCATAATAGTTTTTAAGATattagaattaaattaaatgtacaAAATAAATAGCACTAACATGAACTAAATAAGAGCAATGCTTACACGAATACATGTAACATACTATTAAGATTTTTCTTTGACTTGGGCTAATAGAACTAATCCTCACATACAATGCTCTTTGTTAAGtgtaattaatttattgttATTATATGGAACCGAACAATTTATGGAAGCATTTACTATATTGGATATGAGTATTATGAattgttgaaaaaaaatcatcagGTCAATTTggcaatttttaaattattaaaattagctgattatatcatatttttaaatgattttctCAATTAACCAATTAATTGGTATTCTATGTGTCTTCATTTGTTAATGTATAATTTGTCTTTGATAATTTTCACCTAGAGTATCAAAAGATAGGCTTAAAATAAACGTAAGAAAATTGCTAAATGCTAAAGACATACTAATAGAGTAATAGACATAAAAATGAAGATACTAAGGATTTTTTTGGCCTTGAGTCAATTGAAAAAATTGTCACAATTATGATACAGAATAATAGaccattttcgaaaattataGGATTGATAAAAAGATTGAACAAACTTGATGGTTTTTCATCAATTTGCCCATaaacaaaaatggaaataagaaTTCTAATGAATGTATAGAGATAAAATATCTTTATATAATCCTAGTTGGATAAAAGTGGCTATATTAGGAATAACAAATGGGATGGGATGAGCTTGCCGAATAAGCCAAGCATAACTTATCTCTTGAGAAAAATcttatttcaacaaaattaatataaatattaatgaaaCTTCACATATACCGGTTGAGAATATTCAGCAATGcagtaaattaaaatataagagtATAGTATAagataattaatattataatgttatacgtaatttaaaaattgatttgaaTATCATTATAGAATTTATCCAAAATCTCTAGAGATGCAAATCAAACCCTAAAAAGGCAAAGAATAACGTATCATGAAGCTAAGCAACCTAGGTATGTACCCTTTAGTCAGTAATAATAGAATTATTGTCACAAAGTAAAAAAGATATCTCACTTTTTGTTTTGAGAAGATTTTGTAGATAGCTTTACCCCATAACCGATAATATGGATTCTGCAAAAAGTTGAAAACTTGAaagcaaaaaatttaaaaatttactgACATTTTGTAATCATTTTTCACTTTAATGCACCTTGGAACTAATAATTTATTACTTACTTGTGTGTAtgcataaatataaatatatatttgttggaaaatagtactaataaaactataacatgcatatttttgttgttttcctCTTATTTCGTTATACGTGCAGCAATATTCTTCCAAGTGTGGAAATCACAGAATAGAATTTAGAATAATTAGAATTGTTTTAAAAAGATAGGATAGTAGGGTGAGATATGATAGAAGACTGTCACATTTAGTagtcaaaaattcaaaaaatggaCAAAGTTGCAGTCCTCCTTTTGCTGATGGTGAAGTACATAAACCTTCAGCGCGCAGGGAATATGTAAGTACTAATCATTAGCTCAACATCAATGTATATGTATCGATTTTGAATATTTCTTTTTAACAAAAATTCACACCCTAGAGATTTATAAACTTATGTCACTTTCACCCTTCcaagattaatttatttgaatgggATGTTTATATTGGGAACCGGGCAGGGACGGACCTAGCTCAGGCAAAGCCTCCACTCCAACGGGGGCTTGGCCGGCGCCAGACCATTACCCTGTCATGGCCGTCCCCTGAAGTATGCGTGGACAGAGTGTGTAAGATAGAAAGAggggatgaggaaaagatttagagcacccgcaacgcgggccgtgGGCGTTCCGCGTTTCGTTCATCCGGAACGAAACCGTAGCGGAACGCGTTGTGGCGCTACGTTTCGTCACGGTTCCGTGCCCATGCCGTCCCGGGTGCCGTCCgcacgagacgcggcacggtctgtgccgccacgcgcttcggcaaCGTGGCTCTCCCCGCgacatgcgtgacgcccactcgctgccccgcgagtgggcgtcgtcacggtgacgcaataatttgattttttttaaaaaaaatcaaattttttaaaaaaaatacttttatttataaaaattgtttttataattaaaaacaatttttacaaataaatgaatacaataaATTCGTAAtatcccatatatatttgatggacttgcgaatttatgaaaccattcttggttgtttctcttttatagagacaaccttgaatgttttatgttccactttcgatgtgggacaaactcattcttggttgtttctcttttatagatacaaccttgaatgttttatgttccactttcgatgtgggacaaactcattcttggttgtttctcttttatagagacatcattgaatgttttatgtttcactttcgatgtgggataaaatcattcttggtggtttctcttttatagagacatccttgaatgttttatgtttcactttcgatgtgggacaaactcattcttggttgtttctcttttatagatacaaccttaaatgttttatgttccactttcgatgtgggataaaatcatttttggttgtttctcttttatagagacatccttgaatgttttatgtttctctttcgatgtgggacaaactcattcttggttgtttctcttttatagatacaaccttgaatgttttatgttccactttcgatgtgggataaaatcatccttggttgtttctcttttatagagacatccttgaatgattttgtcccacatcgaaagtgaaacataaaacatttaagtatgtctctataaaattgtattttaaattatgtcattttttttaggattttaattatgtctttttttatttttttgaattttaagttgtatttatattttatgttgtaatgttattttaattttaatgaagtgtgtttgttttaattgaattggattggaaataaaaataaaaaatgaaattgaatgattagtaatttaaggaacggttaaggaacggataagaaacggagggttgcaggttccgttccttagttaaggaatggagtaaaaagtatagtggggccctcaaatagtggtttaaggaacgagataggaacggtataggaacagcgttgtggatggccttaggagGAAGTTTTATGGAATATATGTTGAATTAATAAAAAGTAAACCTAGGGATAGGCTACATAGAAAGTCACACCTATTAAATCCCTTTTCTCTATTAATCTAAcaagtattttattttcccaTCACATTTATTGTTTTTTACATTTATGAAGTCAAACGCTCTCCtgtctattttaattataaaaatatacttttatttaCCAATCTATATTTAACTAACTAATAGGTGTTGatttttcaattaattagatggttaatttaatttttcgaTTCATTAGACGACCAATTTTTTAAGAACAATGAATATAGACTCTAgaacattatttatttattcaataaaattgtgatAGTGATTTGTGATTAGGAATTAGGGTTGTAATCTGTGATTTATGTTTGAGAGTAAaggtttattaaattttttattataattatttctaatgtcttataaataattgtaacctcattatatataaaattaaaaattttaataatattattaatattagtaataatattattactattatcaAAAAATTCAGCATCGGCTTGTATAAGTTTCTGGTTCCGTACCTGGAACCGGGTActccataaaaaaatagaatactCATTCTATCCCAGCTAATGTGAAGCGTTTCATTTTCGACACTCGGGACATATGATAGATAGTTTAAACGATATCAGGATATCATAAGGTTTAGATAATATAAGGAGGATTAGGGTGGGTCGAGTGAAGATGCACTAAGAATCGCACGATTATTCGGATATATGTATCATCGTCTATATGTAATGTCGTGTGTTGCCACTAATTATGGATTTGCCTGTTTGCTGGTTGGATCGCGCTTTTGCCTCTAGATgactttcttctttctttgtTGGAATTGTTGATTAGCTTGTAGTAGTATTGCTTtgtctttacttttttttaatagacaaataaatataaatttaaagatcgTGTTATGATGGACTTCTATTCAAAATATTTGGCATAAGACATTACTACTCTAACATGAGGCCTAATCACATATACTTTGTCTTTACTCTTTTATTTTGGGTGTTCCACTGAGCATGCGACTTTATGTTTTGCTTGTAATTTTGTTTCACATTTGTTTATCATTTTGCTCACCATTCTTCTTTTAATGATTTGTTGTATTTTTTCtgtaaaatattattctttgcATCTCTAAAAAagtatttttacttttttgtcatttttgtacATTGATCAAAGTTGTTACTTAGTTAAACTGTGCAAATATCTTTTGAAATTTTCTTGCGTTCAACTTTAtccattaatttttgttatatgcgagaagtaaaatcacacagatacacacacacacacactataaaagGCTATATAAAAGGACTTCAAATTCGCACGGGCGAATGAAATTCTTAATAAACTGGAgttgtaaatatttaaaatatagtacttaTTTAAATTGTTGATCCCACCACCCCAATGTGTAACCCGAAACCACTCATATCCACCCAATCAAATAGGGagtgtttcttcttctttttttcctttttgtaaGTAGCAATTACAAGAAAAAGAATGATGAGTCAAACAACTTTCTTACATCAATAGtagttttatattttaatataaatataatcgACCACAAACCCTAATCCAATGTAGTTATCAATTGCTAATATTCTGAGGTAATTAAGTTATTACTCCATGTTTTAGAAAAAGAAGAGTGTTGTTTGAAGAAACATAGAAGAGTAGTGGAAATGGAAAAGGAAGTTTAGGTAGCAATCTCATgattaaaaatatgcactaaCAAAATGTAAGAAAAGATTGCAAGTTGAAGCATAAATTAGAAGTGCTGAATTCCATGCAACAATGAATGCACTTTCTCTCTCCTTTcccaattttaatcattatataCTGTGCCCTCACATTCACATTCACATTCACTTCTTCCTTGtcccttttctttctctctctcatctttGTTTTTTGGCCTTTTCTTTTTATGGCTTTTCTACAAAAAACTATTCTCAAATTCATATCTCTCTCTATATGATTCAattttgttgttaaattattaGATTTTTGTTTTGGGTTAATAATGGAGTAGTAATTTACAAAAGAAATCAACGCATCCGAGGCAAAATCAAGTATTCTTCATGAAAAATGTAATTGAATATCTTAATATTGTTAAGGAcaagagaaaatagaattttatTCGAAGTTATTCTAATTTCATATTAGCATAAAAAAATTTGTAAGATAATGGAGGATTAACTACACTAAGAGAGTGTTAAATTATccgaaattaaattaatttgatattattatCTAAGATTGAACTGCCTAAAAATAGTTAAGATGGATTTTATTCTAAATCCACCGAACAAATAATATTAAGTGACTAAATCTTATATCACTATACACTCACTCttttgtcctataaaaatataacatttgGAATGGCACGCAAAttatgcacaattgataaaataaaagagaaatacaaagaaaaagtaaatcacaccattgataaagtaaaagaggaatagaaaaaaagtaattatattATTGTTAGCAGAGAATGAGTCCACTTTATTTTTATAGAAAGAAGGGAGTATCTattttagtagtactactatactATTGATGAAGAGATAAAAATGATTGAGGCTATTCTAGTTTGAAGCAAGGGTGCATCATGGGCTCATGGTTCTATAATAGCATGGGATGGTGCATCATGGGCTCATGGCTCTATAATAGTACACTTCTTTTTCTACAGTATTTATTGCAATTCAAAAATACTCGGTACAAGTTATTAAGTATTTGCTCATgaataaatattctattttgacatgacatgaattttttaaaaatacataaagcTGAGGTAGAAAAGATTACTAAAATGAGTTAtagtatatagtagtattaattatatagtacaatattaattttataataaaatgtaaggaAATAAATTCatgtaaaatttatttattaaaagtaGTAATCTTGAAATAGGAGTACACAATTGAAATAATACCAAAacgaaaatatgaaaatttaacAACCGAGTGTAGAATGTACGAAATTCAACATATTTCAAATTCTagccttttttttaaaaaaataaataaaaatctggCATCAGAAAACAAATTTTACACATGGTAAACATCTACTTATTGATCCAATTTAGGAATCTCAATTTGACGtgatatgaattttaagaaataaatttaatgagtaatgagtgaaataagtatatggaaaaaattattgaaatgtgaATCTACTTTTACATGCTTataaatttcatattaaaatgAATTTGAGTGAAACAAATTAGTGAACTATAAattcatttaccaaaaataacaACATTTGGTTGAAAGTTGAAACTTTATTAAACTTGAATTTGGGATCctagtagtatcaaattttggaaaatgcAGCAGATATTGTAATTTTGATGCAATCACATTTGTATAAAACTTCTGAAATTTGGCTTTTAGAAAGTTGGGATAATTTTTGCAAAATGCACCTAAAATTCTGGAAATCATCTTTGAATTCTAATTTCTAAAGTTGCACCAAAATGCAcaaaaatgcacaaaatgcGCATCACAGTAAAATTCAAGGTGCACAAAGCAGAGATTgcatttcatttaatttaacaTATTCAAACTGATTATCAAAGCTAGAGCATAGTAATGCATTGATCACAGATTTTCAACAATCCCCAATCAATTCAAAACAGCAATAgttcaaaacaaacaaggacACATAGATAGCAAATCCAAAAGATAGAAATGGTCTTAGCaagttataaattataatgtCATCAGTTCACCTTATTAAGCTACCTAGTTTTTGTTTTGATGATAAGAAAGAGCGATTTACCGGCCGTATTGGATACATTGACCGCCCGTACCCGAACCACATTTCCAAAACGAAAAGTCAAACATCTTGATTGTTCCAGAAGCAGAAGCTAAACCGATGGATATTGAAACAGATAGACATGCTACCTGAACGTTGTGCAATGTGTAGAACTCTTTCGGATCCAGCATTTCTTCCTTTTGCGTGATGTTTATCTTCTCTAAAGATTTTCCATTCTCAAGGAAGAATCTGATAAGCTCTATCAAGTTCTTCAGGTCGCCGCCCGTGAAAATCTCAATTTCTTTCAGCTTGTGCGATATCATAGGGAAGTCGATTTTCCTGGACTCCCAACTGATTTTCCAGGGGTGCTGAAGCATCATCAACCATATAAGTTATAAACATACACTCTACATGCTTCAAAAAACACGGTATCAAAAAATCTATACCTCAGTGAATCGGATACATAGAGCTTCAAGATTACGAGAAAGCTGGAGTAGCTTTATTAGACCCTCCATATGGTCCTCCGTGAATTCCATATTAACCTTCAAGCACCTCAGACTGTCGAGAGTACTGAAGTCGCCAGCATATTTTTTAAATGCAGGAGAGTAGTACTAACAAAGAAGAAAGCACATGATAATTACATTTACAGATATGAATATCCATCACCAACTTGTACGCAACTTATAAATATATACTGATACACACAACTAAAATATATACCCTTAAAATCTACATCAAATTTAACATAGTGTTGTGAAGGGAATTATTCCAAATTCGTTCAATAAGAAGTTTTTATAATGGACCTCACAGTACTAACAGAATGGTCAATCACTCAAGCTGCACAAAACTACCACTAACATGTCTCTAAGCTGCACAAAAATACCACTAACATTTCTTTAAACTGCACAAAAACACCATTAACATGTCTTTAAAATGTACAATTATGTCAAAAGTATTGCAGGAATTCAAATTAGAAGataaaaaatgatagtaatatgCTACCATGACTATAGTATTTAATCTACACATACCAGGACAAAATTTGGCGACGCTGATAACTCCTGGACATGACGAATACCTAAAACCATAGCACCTAAGTCCCCTGGTGTATTTTGATATCGGAGCTCAATGGAGGCATTCTTCAAAAATAGCATATCCGATGATTGACTGAGATGTAGCACTGGCCCTATATACCAGAAAGATACAAGGTTTGGAGTACGAAGTTCCAGCTCACCGTCGAACATGCACGTATAATCCCACCAATAAGGGCCATTGTTTACAAAGTTGAAAGTCCTAAGCTTATTGGCACAAATCTTGAGATGGTTTCTCGTCACAAAACAACAATATTCCAGAGATAAAGTCTCAAGAACACCACAATCACTGAACACGTTCCCAGCTATATCAGAATCATCAAACTGGACGCCAACCAAATTTAGGGTCTTGAGATATGAAAAGCTTGCCAACGGTTGCAACTCAACCAGACTGTTAACGCCCTGTATAAATGCGTCAACGTGAGTGGGTACACCACAATGAATTGGACACTGCAGGATTCCATATCCAGTAAAAATATCAAGTTCTTGGACTTCTTTCATAGCGCAAAGATATAAAAGCGAATCAAGCTGAATGGTATCACAGGCTTCACAGTGGAGCCGCAGTCTACAAATAGGTGATCTGATCACCATAGCGCACTTGACAAATACCCAAAATTTTATCACGCATTCATTGTAACTCAAATTCAAGCAGCGCTCCTGGTT
This DNA window, taken from Salvia splendens isolate huo1 chromosome 18, SspV2, whole genome shotgun sequence, encodes the following:
- the LOC121777382 gene encoding F-box/LRR-repeat protein At4g14103-like isoform X3, which translates into the protein MEISTKNIKWTQTENERIIEQESHDRLSSLPSEILDHILSFLSMNEVVKTGVLSRKWRYFWHSTPCLNFDFRDFWNQERCLNLSYNECVIKFWVFVKCAMVIRSPICRLRLHCEACDTIQLDSLLYLCAMKEVQELDIFTGYGILQCPIHCGVPTHVDAFIQGVNSLVELQPLASFSYLKTLNLVGVQFDDSDIAGNVFSDCGVLETLSLEYCCFVTRNHLKICANKLRTFNFVNNGPYWWDYTCMFDGELELRTPNLVSFWYIGPVLHLSQSSDMLFLKNASIELRYQNTPGDLGAMVLGIRHVQELSASPNFVLYYSPAFKKYAGDFSTLDSLRCLKVNMEFTEDHMEGLIKLLQLSRNLEALCIRFTEHPWKISWESRKIDFPMISHKLKEIEIFTGGDLKNLIELIRFFLENGKSLEKINITQKEEMLDPKEFYTLHNVQVACLSVSISIGLASASGTIKMFDFSFWKCGSGTGGQCIQYGR
- the LOC121777382 gene encoding putative F-box/LRR-repeat protein At3g59170 isoform X1; translation: MYPTFSLVTFSEEGLYPRCQNILSLGISALFAAFEEMEISTKNIKWTQTENERIIEQESHDRLSSLPSEILDHILSFLSMNEVVKTGVLSRKWRYFWHSTPCLNFDFRDFWNQERCLNLSYNECVIKFWVFVKCAMVIRSPICRLRLHCEACDTIQLDSLLYLCAMKEVQELDIFTGYGILQCPIHCGVPTHVDAFIQGVNSLVELQPLASFSYLKTLNLVGVQFDDSDIAGNVFSDCGVLETLSLEYCCFVTRNHLKICANKLRTFNFVNNGPYWWDYTCMFDGELELRTPNLVSFWYIGPVLHLSQSSDMLFLKNASIELRYQNTPGDLGAMVLGIRHVQELSASPNFVLYYSPAFKKYAGDFSTLDSLRCLKVNMEFTEDHMEGLIKLLQLSRNLEALCIRFTEHPWKISWESRKIDFPMISHKLKEIEIFTGGDLKNLIELIRFFLENGKSLEKINITQKEEMLDPKEFYTLHNVQVACLSVSISIGLASASGTIKMFDFSFWKCGSGTGGQCIQYGR
- the LOC121777382 gene encoding F-box/LRR-repeat protein At4g14103-like isoform X2, yielding MEPEGISALFAAFEEMEISTKNIKWTQTENERIIEQESHDRLSSLPSEILDHILSFLSMNEVVKTGVLSRKWRYFWHSTPCLNFDFRDFWNQERCLNLSYNECVIKFWVFVKCAMVIRSPICRLRLHCEACDTIQLDSLLYLCAMKEVQELDIFTGYGILQCPIHCGVPTHVDAFIQGVNSLVELQPLASFSYLKTLNLVGVQFDDSDIAGNVFSDCGVLETLSLEYCCFVTRNHLKICANKLRTFNFVNNGPYWWDYTCMFDGELELRTPNLVSFWYIGPVLHLSQSSDMLFLKNASIELRYQNTPGDLGAMVLGIRHVQELSASPNFVLYYSPAFKKYAGDFSTLDSLRCLKVNMEFTEDHMEGLIKLLQLSRNLEALCIRFTEHPWKISWESRKIDFPMISHKLKEIEIFTGGDLKNLIELIRFFLENGKSLEKINITQKEEMLDPKEFYTLHNVQVACLSVSISIGLASASGTIKMFDFSFWKCGSGTGGQCIQYGR